The Christiangramia flava JLT2011 genome has a segment encoding these proteins:
- the mraY gene encoding phospho-N-acetylmuramoyl-pentapeptide-transferase has translation MLYYLFQFLEDQYQLPGAQLFEYLSFRSAMAIILSLGISTIYGKRIINYLRAKQIGESVRELGLEGQSEKAGTPTMGGIIIIISTLIPVLLLARIENIYVILLMVTTVWMGVIGFVDDYIKTFKKDKEGLKGKFKVIGQIGLGLIVGCTMYFHPQITTKAVATETAATGNAIARTEVVDMGPEVKSTKTTIPFVKNNEFDYASLIDWISPDLVNYAWLIFIPIVIFIVTAVSNGANLTDGIDGLAAGSSAIIVLTLGLFAWVSGNIIFSDYLNIMYIPRSGEMTIFITAFAGALVGFLWYNTYPAQVFMGDTGSLTIGGIIAVLAIATRKELLIPLLCGIFLIENLSVVLQVGWFKYTKKRFGEGRRIFLMSPLHHHYQKKGRHESKIVVRFWIVGIFLAILTIVTLKVR, from the coding sequence ATGCTGTATTACCTTTTTCAGTTTTTAGAAGATCAGTACCAGCTGCCAGGAGCTCAGTTGTTCGAATACCTGTCGTTCCGCTCGGCCATGGCCATTATTTTGTCGCTTGGAATTTCCACGATCTACGGAAAGCGGATCATCAATTATTTGAGAGCCAAGCAAATAGGGGAAAGCGTTAGGGAACTGGGCCTGGAAGGACAAAGCGAAAAAGCCGGTACTCCTACTATGGGAGGGATCATCATCATTATTTCTACATTGATCCCCGTATTACTGCTCGCTCGAATTGAAAATATTTACGTGATCCTGCTAATGGTGACCACTGTTTGGATGGGTGTGATTGGTTTTGTGGATGATTATATAAAAACCTTTAAAAAAGACAAGGAAGGTTTGAAAGGCAAATTTAAGGTCATTGGGCAAATTGGCCTGGGCCTTATCGTTGGCTGTACCATGTATTTCCATCCGCAGATCACGACAAAAGCGGTTGCTACGGAAACAGCCGCAACGGGCAATGCGATCGCCAGAACCGAAGTGGTCGATATGGGTCCTGAGGTGAAAAGTACCAAAACCACTATTCCTTTTGTGAAAAATAACGAGTTCGATTACGCGAGCCTGATCGATTGGATCAGTCCGGATTTGGTGAATTATGCCTGGCTTATTTTTATCCCAATCGTGATCTTCATCGTTACAGCAGTTTCAAACGGCGCCAATCTTACAGATGGAATCGACGGACTCGCTGCCGGGTCTTCCGCGATCATCGTTCTCACACTCGGGCTTTTTGCCTGGGTTTCCGGTAACATTATTTTTTCAGATTATCTGAATATCATGTACATCCCTCGCTCGGGAGAAATGACCATTTTCATCACCGCTTTCGCGGGAGCGCTGGTTGGATTCTTATGGTATAATACTTATCCGGCCCAGGTTTTTATGGGGGATACAGGAAGTTTGACAATAGGTGGAATTATCGCGGTTCTTGCCATTGCAACGAGAAAAGAATTGCTGATCCCGCTTTTATGCGGAATCTTTCTGATAGAAAATCTATCGGTCGTACTTCAGGTGGGCTGGTTCAAATATACCAAGAAGCGGTTTGGCGAAGGTCGCAGGATCTTCCTGATGTCACCGCTGCATCATCATTATCAGAAGAAAGGGCGGCACGAGAGTAAGATCGTGGTGAGATTCTGGATCGTGGGGATTTTCCTCGCTATCCTGACCATCGTAACCTTAAAAGTACGATAA
- a CDS encoding UDP-N-acetylmuramoyl-L-alanyl-D-glutamate--2,6-diaminopimelate ligase, with amino-acid sequence MKVLKDILYKVNMNTVAGDTGVTINELHFDSRKVKLNDVFVAIRGSVSDGHEFIKKAENQGALAIVCEEMPEERINGITYIEVEDSKKALAYMAANYYDNPSENLKLVGVTGTNGKTTIATLLYNLFQKAGFKVGLLSTVKVMVGDEEFEAIRTTPDSLTINYYLKKMNDAGVEFCFMEVSSHGIDQHRTTGLRFVGGIFTNLSHDHLDYHKDFAEYRDVKKRFFDELPAAAFALTNIDDKNGAVMLQNTRAKKYTYALKSYADYKAQILENQFTGLLLKVDDQEIWSKLIGNFNAYNVLAIYATAQLLGLETLEILQIISELNSVNGRFQYTISEKEKITAIVDYAHTPDALKNVLETINSIRTKNEELITVVGCGGDRDKTKRPKMGHIASALSTKVVFTSDNPRTEDPEQIIKDVEAGVEPQNFKKTMSVTNRKDAIKAACQLAGKNDIILIAGKGHETYQEVNGKKLDFDDFKIVNELLKQLDK; translated from the coding sequence TTGAAAGTACTCAAAGACATACTTTATAAAGTAAATATGAATACGGTTGCCGGTGATACCGGTGTGACCATCAACGAGCTGCATTTCGATTCCAGGAAGGTGAAGCTGAACGATGTGTTCGTGGCGATTCGCGGAAGTGTTTCTGATGGTCATGAGTTTATCAAGAAGGCCGAAAACCAGGGGGCGCTTGCCATTGTTTGTGAAGAAATGCCGGAGGAGCGTATTAACGGAATCACCTATATAGAGGTTGAAGATTCTAAAAAAGCGCTCGCCTATATGGCTGCCAATTATTACGACAATCCTTCGGAAAATCTGAAGCTGGTTGGGGTTACCGGAACCAACGGAAAAACCACCATTGCTACGCTGCTTTATAATCTTTTCCAAAAGGCCGGTTTCAAGGTTGGGTTGCTTTCCACCGTGAAAGTAATGGTTGGCGACGAGGAGTTCGAAGCGATTCGTACAACGCCAGATTCGCTAACCATCAATTACTACCTGAAAAAAATGAATGACGCCGGTGTGGAATTTTGCTTTATGGAAGTGAGTTCTCACGGAATAGATCAGCATCGAACCACCGGATTACGTTTTGTGGGCGGGATTTTTACCAACCTCTCTCATGATCACCTCGATTACCACAAAGATTTTGCGGAATATCGCGACGTGAAAAAGCGCTTTTTTGATGAATTGCCGGCTGCAGCCTTTGCGCTGACCAATATTGATGATAAAAATGGAGCGGTAATGCTTCAGAATACAAGGGCAAAAAAATATACCTACGCGCTGAAATCGTATGCCGATTATAAGGCGCAGATCCTGGAAAATCAGTTTACCGGACTATTACTGAAAGTAGACGATCAGGAAATCTGGTCTAAGCTGATTGGGAATTTCAATGCCTATAACGTACTGGCGATTTATGCGACTGCGCAATTACTTGGTCTTGAAACGCTCGAAATCCTTCAGATCATTAGTGAGCTGAATTCGGTAAACGGAAGGTTTCAATATACCATTTCAGAAAAAGAGAAGATTACGGCCATCGTGGATTATGCACATACACCTGATGCGCTGAAAAATGTGCTGGAAACGATTAATAGTATCCGCACAAAAAATGAAGAATTGATCACCGTGGTGGGCTGCGGAGGAGATCGCGATAAAACCAAACGTCCTAAAATGGGGCATATCGCATCGGCTTTAAGTACGAAGGTGGTCTTTACCAGCGATAACCCGAGAACTGAAGATCCTGAGCAAATCATCAAAGACGTGGAAGCCGGGGTGGAACCTCAGAATTTTAAAAAAACGATGAGTGTGACCAACCGGAAAGACGCGATCAAAGCGGCCTGCCAGCTCGCGGGCAAGAACGATATTATCCTGATCGCCGGGAAAGGCCATGAGACCTATCAGGAAGTGAACGGAAAGAAACTGGATTTTGATGATTTCAAGATCGTGAACGAACTATTAAAACAACTGGATAAATAA
- a CDS encoding penicillin-binding protein encodes MATTDKSILNRMYFVAGCLFIFAIAVGFKLLNIQFVHGEHYKELAEERTIRNFTIPANRGNLYDSNGSLLATSVPKYDIRFDAVTVSDKNFEENIGPLSNELSKMLGKAPSYYSRRLREARAHKQRYLLIARNLDYSEYMKMKSLPMFNLGAYKGGIITEQRTVREHPLGKMGERTVGYERRDENGYYTRVGLEGAFSSYLRGKDGKQLKQKIAKGQWKPISDNNEVEPKDGFDVISTIDVNIQDIAHHSLLRQLEYFEADHGTVVVMETKTGEIKAMSNLGRTEDGSYYEKRNYAVYEAHEPGSTFKLMAMVAALEDKVIDTSQVLDTENGVVRFYGRAVRDSHHGGYGEISAARAFEVSSNTAFTKMITGAYGDDPSRFTDRLDKMELNHKIGLEIKGEGSPRIPHPQDKNWNGLSLPWMAFGYGLAITPLQTLTFYNAIANDGEMVKPRFIREVRDRDRSIFKLEKEVVNPAICSKETAHKVREMMKNVVERGTASNIYTENFSMAGKTGTCQTEYWIEPGRYIASFAGYFPAEDPKYSCIVVIHKPKRSKGYYGNIVAAPVFKDIARKIYTDTPVMDSLETLEIEDEKADKNYEQYYAKIQNDKILMPDVTGMPAMDAVSLLENLGLKVKVRGDGVVKRQSVTAGQKIVSNQQVNLDLS; translated from the coding sequence ATGGCAACAACTGATAAAAGCATCCTGAACCGAATGTACTTCGTGGCCGGCTGCCTCTTCATCTTTGCGATCGCCGTTGGGTTTAAGCTGCTGAACATTCAGTTTGTGCACGGGGAGCATTATAAGGAGCTGGCAGAAGAGCGAACCATTCGTAATTTTACCATTCCTGCCAACCGTGGTAACCTCTACGATTCCAACGGAAGCCTTCTGGCAACCTCGGTTCCGAAATACGATATTCGCTTTGATGCGGTCACTGTTTCTGATAAAAACTTTGAAGAAAATATTGGTCCGCTTTCCAACGAACTTTCAAAAATGTTAGGAAAGGCACCTTCCTATTATTCCAGGAGATTGCGGGAGGCTAGAGCTCATAAGCAGCGTTACCTGCTCATCGCCAGAAACCTGGATTATTCCGAGTACATGAAAATGAAAAGCCTTCCCATGTTCAATCTGGGTGCTTATAAAGGTGGGATCATTACCGAGCAGCGAACAGTAAGAGAGCATCCGCTGGGGAAAATGGGAGAAAGAACGGTTGGTTACGAGCGCAGGGATGAAAATGGCTACTATACGCGCGTAGGTCTGGAAGGAGCTTTCAGTAGCTATTTGCGCGGAAAAGACGGTAAGCAACTGAAGCAGAAAATTGCCAAAGGACAGTGGAAGCCTATCAGTGATAATAATGAAGTAGAACCAAAAGATGGTTTCGACGTGATTTCCACCATCGATGTCAACATTCAGGATATCGCGCATCATTCTCTGTTGAGACAGCTCGAATATTTTGAAGCTGATCACGGCACCGTAGTCGTGATGGAAACCAAAACCGGAGAGATCAAAGCCATGTCTAATCTTGGTCGTACGGAAGACGGGTCTTATTACGAAAAAAGAAATTACGCGGTGTACGAAGCGCATGAGCCAGGTTCCACTTTCAAGTTGATGGCGATGGTGGCGGCACTGGAAGATAAAGTGATTGATACTTCCCAAGTCCTGGATACTGAAAACGGGGTTGTTCGCTTCTATGGTCGTGCCGTTCGTGATTCACACCACGGTGGATACGGTGAAATTTCGGCTGCCCGCGCATTCGAGGTTTCCTCGAACACTGCCTTTACGAAAATGATTACAGGAGCCTACGGAGATGACCCGTCAAGGTTTACTGATCGATTAGATAAAATGGAGCTTAACCATAAAATAGGTCTTGAGATCAAGGGTGAGGGATCCCCCCGAATTCCTCACCCACAAGACAAAAACTGGAATGGACTAAGCCTTCCATGGATGGCTTTTGGTTATGGCCTGGCAATCACGCCGCTCCAAACGCTTACTTTTTATAATGCCATCGCCAATGATGGTGAGATGGTAAAACCTCGTTTTATCAGAGAGGTAAGAGATCGCGACCGCAGTATTTTCAAACTGGAAAAAGAAGTGGTGAATCCTGCGATTTGTTCCAAAGAAACCGCGCATAAAGTGCGGGAAATGATGAAAAATGTAGTGGAGCGTGGAACCGCTTCCAATATTTATACTGAAAATTTTTCCATGGCAGGAAAAACGGGAACCTGTCAAACCGAATATTGGATCGAACCAGGTAGATATATAGCCTCCTTTGCCGGTTATTTTCCTGCGGAAGATCCAAAATATTCCTGTATCGTAGTGATCCATAAACCGAAGCGCAGCAAAGGATATTATGGAAATATCGTTGCGGCCCCGGTCTTTAAGGATATCGCCAGAAAGATCTATACCGATACCCCGGTGATGGATTCCCTGGAAACCCTGGAGATCGAGGATGAAAAGGCCGATAAAAACTACGAGCAGTATTACGCCAAGATCCAGAACGATAAGATCCTGATGCCCGATGTGACCGGGATGCCGGCCATGGACGCCGTATCGCTTCTGGAGAACCTGGGACTTAAAGTAAAGGTGCGAGGCGACGGCGTGGTAAAAAGACAGTCGGTAACGGCGGGACAGAAAATAGTAAGCAACCAACAGGTAAATCTGGATTTAAGTTGA
- a CDS encoding FtsL-like putative cell division protein encodes MKKGFYNILKANFLINEDAVKNWRFIVFCTVLAIIMIASSHSAERKVHEIAKLTNEVKELRSEHVEVRSDLMKLKMESTIADQMAPKGIAPSNTPPNKIKVLIKD; translated from the coding sequence ATGAAAAAAGGTTTTTACAACATACTGAAGGCGAATTTTCTGATTAATGAAGATGCTGTAAAAAACTGGCGGTTCATAGTTTTTTGTACCGTACTGGCTATTATAATGATTGCCAGCTCGCATAGTGCCGAGCGAAAAGTACATGAGATCGCCAAGCTGACCAATGAGGTGAAAGAGTTAAGGAGCGAACACGTAGAAGTTCGTTCAGACCTGATGAAGCTGAAAATGGAATCTACCATCGCAGATCAAATGGCGCCGAAGGGAATTGCTCCTTCGAATACGCCACCCAATAAAATCAAGGTTTTAATTAAAGACTAA
- the rsmH gene encoding 16S rRNA (cytosine(1402)-N(4))-methyltransferase RsmH: MEYHNPVLLKESVDGLNIQPGGVYVDVTFGGGGHSREILSRLGEKGKLFAFDQDKDALENTIKDSRFTLINENFRFLKRFLRFYGVKQVDGILGDFGVSSHQFNEAERGFSTRFDAKLDMRMDQTSKLSAYEVINEYDETQLRDLFYEYGELKNAPKLARTIVHERKDSPIENSDKLNEILKPLLFKGRENKILAQIYQAIRIEVNQEIEVLKEFLLQTEEILKPGGRLSLISYHSLEDRLVKRYIRSGMFKGEPEKDMFGNISVPFKKVGKLIVPSNEEIKENNRARSAKLRIAQKL, encoded by the coding sequence ATGGAATATCATAATCCTGTTCTGTTAAAAGAATCGGTAGATGGTCTTAATATTCAGCCTGGAGGAGTTTACGTGGATGTCACTTTTGGTGGCGGTGGGCATTCCAGGGAGATATTAAGCCGACTGGGAGAAAAAGGAAAACTTTTCGCTTTTGACCAGGATAAAGACGCTCTTGAAAATACGATTAAAGATTCTCGCTTTACGCTGATCAATGAAAACTTCAGGTTTCTGAAGCGCTTTCTGCGATTTTATGGGGTGAAGCAGGTGGATGGGATCCTTGGTGATTTTGGGGTTTCTTCGCATCAGTTCAACGAAGCGGAAAGAGGTTTTTCAACCCGTTTTGACGCCAAGCTGGACATGAGGATGGATCAAACCAGCAAATTAAGTGCGTATGAAGTCATTAATGAGTATGATGAAACACAGCTTCGAGACCTCTTTTATGAATACGGGGAACTGAAGAATGCGCCCAAACTGGCTCGAACTATTGTCCACGAGCGAAAAGATTCGCCTATCGAAAATAGTGATAAGCTGAATGAGATTTTGAAGCCTCTGCTGTTTAAAGGAAGGGAAAACAAAATTCTGGCGCAGATCTACCAGGCGATTCGAATTGAGGTAAACCAGGAAATTGAGGTATTGAAGGAGTTTTTGCTTCAAACAGAAGAGATCCTGAAACCGGGCGGCAGGCTGAGCCTGATCTCTTATCACTCGCTGGAAGACCGGTTGGTAAAGCGATATATAAGGAGTGGGATGTTCAAGGGAGAGCCCGAGAAAGATATGTTTGGGAATATCTCTGTGCCATTTAAAAAAGTAGGGAAGTTAATCGTTCCTTCAAACGAAGAGATCAAAGAAAATAACAGGGCGCGAAGCGCCAAACTTAGAATAGCGCAAAAACTTTAG
- the mraZ gene encoding division/cell wall cluster transcriptional repressor MraZ — translation MVNLIGTYECKVDAKGRLMVPAALKKQLAPMLQEGFVMKRSVFQPCLELYPMSQWDKLMMKMNGLNRFKKKNNDFIRRFTAGVKTVEVDTNGRLLIPKDLTAFAGIEKEIVLSSAINIVEIWDKDKYENAIDAASDDFAELAEEVMGNDDFDGIS, via the coding sequence GTGGTAAATCTCATTGGAACATACGAATGCAAAGTTGATGCGAAGGGCCGTCTTATGGTTCCTGCTGCATTAAAAAAGCAGCTTGCTCCAATGTTGCAGGAAGGTTTCGTGATGAAGCGTTCTGTATTTCAGCCATGTTTGGAGTTGTACCCGATGAGTCAGTGGGATAAGCTGATGATGAAAATGAACGGTCTAAATCGTTTTAAGAAAAAGAACAATGACTTCATCAGGAGATTTACTGCGGGAGTAAAGACCGTGGAGGTAGATACTAACGGCCGGCTCCTCATCCCAAAAGATCTCACCGCTTTTGCGGGCATCGAGAAAGAGATCGTTCTTTCTTCTGCAATCAATATTGTGGAGATCTGGGATAAAGACAAATATGAAAACGCCATTGACGCGGCTTCCGATGATTTTGCTGAATTAGCGGAAGAGGTCATGGGCAACGACGATTTCGATGGAATATCATAA
- a CDS encoding alpha/beta fold hydrolase gives MKDHLKQEGKFTYLEKGEGTPIVILHGLMGGLSNFDGVVDYFPNNGYKVVIPELPLYSMSLLKTSVGTFAKYLKEFLDFKGYHNAILLGNSLGGHIALLATKMYPEAVKALVITGSSGLYENAMGESYPRRGDYEFIKKKAQAVFYDPEVATKEIVDDVYETVSDRNKLVKTLAIAKSAIRHNMAKDLPKMQTPTCIIWGRNDTVTPPEVAEDFHRLLPDSDLIWIDKCGHAAMMEHPDEFNEVLHSWMKQKQL, from the coding sequence ATGAAAGATCACTTAAAGCAAGAGGGAAAATTCACTTATCTTGAGAAAGGCGAAGGAACTCCGATTGTAATTTTACACGGACTCATGGGTGGGCTTAGCAATTTTGATGGTGTGGTAGATTACTTCCCAAATAACGGCTACAAGGTCGTGATCCCTGAGCTTCCCCTTTATTCCATGTCCCTGCTCAAAACCAGTGTGGGCACTTTTGCAAAATACCTCAAAGAATTTCTCGATTTTAAGGGATATCATAACGCCATTTTACTGGGAAATTCACTGGGCGGGCATATTGCGCTACTGGCTACCAAAATGTATCCTGAAGCGGTCAAAGCCCTTGTAATTACTGGTTCTTCTGGCCTTTATGAGAATGCGATGGGAGAAAGTTACCCACGACGCGGAGATTACGAATTCATCAAGAAAAAGGCTCAGGCCGTATTTTACGATCCTGAAGTAGCTACCAAGGAGATTGTGGACGATGTTTATGAGACTGTTAGCGACCGAAACAAACTGGTTAAAACGCTGGCCATCGCAAAGAGTGCCATTCGTCACAATATGGCCAAAGACCTGCCAAAAATGCAAACTCCTACCTGTATTATTTGGGGCAGAAATGATACGGTGACCCCTCCAGAAGTGGCAGAAGATTTTCATAGACTGTTGCCTGATTCCGATCTTATCTGGATCGATAAATGTGGCCACGCAGCCATGATGGAACACCCAGACGAATTCAACGAAGTGCTGCATTCCTGGATGAAACAAAAGCAGCTGTAA
- the yihA gene encoding ribosome biogenesis GTP-binding protein YihA/YsxC, whose translation MKIKSAEFVVSNSKVEQCPNSALPEYAFIGRSNVGKSSLINMLTDRKSLAKTSAKPGKTQLINHFLINKNWHLVDLPGYGYAQVSKSTKKVFQKFITAYFEKRTQMVCAFVLIDSRHAPQKIDMEFMQWLGEHNVPFCIIFTKADKLKPKVLEKNIHNYQAEMLEIWTQMPEFFITSASTGTGKDEVLDYIEAINQQLRENA comes from the coding sequence ATGAAGATCAAATCGGCGGAATTTGTGGTAAGCAACTCCAAGGTAGAGCAATGCCCGAACAGCGCCCTTCCCGAGTATGCCTTCATCGGAAGAAGTAACGTGGGAAAATCGTCGCTTATCAATATGCTTACCGACAGGAAATCGCTGGCAAAAACATCAGCCAAACCCGGAAAAACGCAATTGATCAACCATTTCCTTATCAACAAGAACTGGCACCTGGTGGATTTGCCCGGCTACGGATATGCCCAGGTTTCTAAATCTACCAAAAAGGTCTTTCAGAAGTTTATTACCGCATATTTCGAAAAACGCACACAAATGGTCTGCGCCTTTGTGCTGATCGATTCCAGGCATGCTCCCCAGAAGATCGATATGGAATTTATGCAGTGGCTGGGAGAACACAACGTTCCGTTTTGCATCATTTTCACGAAGGCCGACAAACTGAAACCAAAGGTTTTAGAGAAGAACATTCATAACTACCAGGCTGAAATGCTGGAAATCTGGACGCAAATGCCAGAATTTTTCATCACCTCAGCAAGCACTGGAACAGGTAAAGACGAAGTCCTGGACTACATTGAGGCGATCAACCAGCAACTACGGGAAAACGCTTAA
- a CDS encoding GTPase, with amino-acid sequence MEKIIFVYNATSGKANAFLDSLHKIMSPATYECPLCQLTHGPVSEKRRWKEFRENLSLETEFLHRDEFQKSYASKFGYQFEFPVILMAQPKGLELLVSAVELWSFENVEELIRVLNERI; translated from the coding sequence TTGGAAAAGATCATTTTTGTGTATAATGCAACATCTGGAAAGGCGAATGCTTTTCTGGATTCGTTGCATAAGATCATGAGCCCCGCTACTTACGAATGCCCTTTGTGCCAGTTAACGCACGGGCCGGTTTCAGAAAAAAGGCGGTGGAAAGAATTTCGGGAAAACCTTTCCCTGGAAACAGAATTTTTACACCGGGATGAATTTCAGAAGAGCTATGCCTCCAAGTTTGGGTATCAGTTTGAATTTCCGGTGATCCTGATGGCGCAGCCTAAAGGTCTGGAATTGCTGGTTTCAGCAGTCGAGCTGTGGAGTTTTGAAAATGTTGAGGAATTGATCCGGGTTCTAAACGAGCGAATTTAA
- the gldC gene encoding gliding motility protein GldC codes for MAYKKSEINIEVVTDENHIPEEMTWSAEDGNVYKEETKAVMLSVWDSKQQETLRIDLWTKDMPMDEMKKFFHQTLVSMSDTYYRATQDDKMRDTMKDFCDYFAEKTEIKKQ; via the coding sequence ATGGCTTACAAGAAATCTGAAATTAACATAGAGGTGGTAACCGACGAGAATCACATTCCGGAGGAAATGACCTGGAGCGCGGAAGATGGAAACGTTTATAAAGAGGAGACCAAGGCGGTAATGCTTTCGGTTTGGGATAGTAAACAGCAGGAAACCCTGCGCATTGATCTTTGGACCAAAGACATGCCGATGGATGAAATGAAGAAGTTTTTCCATCAAACGCTGGTGTCTATGAGTGATACATATTATCGTGCCACCCAGGACGATAAAATGCGTGATACGATGAAGGATTTCTGCGATTATTTCGCGGAAAAAACCGAGATCAAGAAACAGTAA
- the gldB gene encoding gliding motility lipoprotein GldB: MLKKISVFLVILLLLACDRQSETEKQIEKVPVDLEISRFDQEFAAATPQDLPKLKNKYPFLFPEQYPDSVWLAKLQDTIQLELNTEVAKAFPDFSLEEDKLHALFQHVKYYFPQFQVPEVITITSEVDYKNKALYTGDYLFIALDTYLGEDHQFYIGIQDYLKKNFRKAQILPDAANEIAETLVPRADSRTFLSHMLYYGKLLYLKQLFIPAESDAEKMGYTAEELDWAAANEDQIWRYFIENELLYDTDSELYSRFLYPAPFSKFYLQLDNESPARLGQYIGWQIIRSYMEHNEVSVKRMLKTPSEEIFNDAKYKPKK; this comes from the coding sequence ATGCTCAAAAAAATCAGTGTTTTTTTAGTAATTCTTCTGTTATTGGCCTGTGACCGGCAGTCAGAAACCGAAAAACAGATCGAAAAAGTTCCAGTTGATCTCGAAATTAGTCGATTTGACCAGGAATTTGCTGCCGCTACTCCGCAAGATCTTCCGAAGTTGAAAAACAAATATCCTTTTCTTTTTCCAGAGCAGTATCCGGATAGTGTCTGGCTTGCCAAACTTCAGGATACCATTCAGCTGGAATTGAATACTGAAGTGGCCAAGGCTTTTCCTGATTTCAGTCTGGAGGAAGATAAGTTGCACGCGCTCTTTCAGCATGTGAAATATTATTTTCCGCAGTTCCAGGTGCCGGAGGTGATTACCATCACTTCTGAAGTGGATTATAAAAATAAGGCCCTGTATACCGGCGACTACCTGTTCATTGCGCTGGACACCTACCTGGGTGAGGATCACCAGTTTTATATCGGGATACAGGATTACCTGAAAAAGAATTTTAGAAAAGCGCAGATCCTGCCCGATGCGGCCAATGAGATCGCGGAAACATTGGTGCCACGTGCCGATTCCCGCACTTTTCTCTCGCATATGTTGTACTACGGAAAATTGCTCTACCTGAAACAGCTTTTTATTCCGGCGGAAAGCGATGCGGAAAAAATGGGGTATACCGCGGAAGAACTGGATTGGGCAGCTGCCAATGAAGACCAGATCTGGCGTTATTTTATCGAAAATGAGCTGTTGTACGATACCGATTCTGAATTGTATTCCCGGTTTCTGTACCCGGCGCCATTTTCAAAATTTTACCTTCAACTGGACAATGAATCACCGGCCCGGTTAGGGCAATATATAGGTTGGCAGATCATCAGGTCTTATATGGAGCACAACGAGGTTTCCGTGAAACGAATGCTGAAGACGCCTTCCGAAGAAATTTTTAATGACGCGAAATACAAACCGAAAAAATAA
- the nadE gene encoding NAD(+) synthase, which yields MQTEKVANHIIDWLKDYATNANMNGFVVGVSGGIDSAVTSTLCAKTGMRVLCLEMPIHQDKNQISRARKHIEELEHNFANVSSLEVNLTKVYEVFKQVLPEEPESANLDLSLANSRARLRMTTLYYFAGLHKYLVAGTGNKVEDFGVGFYTKYGDGGVDLSPIADLVKSEVYALGDYLNVIEEIMIAKPTDGLFGDSRTDEDQLGASYDELEWAMEAYENGKKADHFSGREREVFEIYRRLNTANRHKMVPIPVCEIPVHLKK from the coding sequence ATGCAGACCGAAAAAGTGGCCAATCACATCATAGACTGGTTAAAAGATTATGCAACTAATGCCAATATGAACGGATTTGTGGTTGGCGTAAGCGGCGGGATTGATTCAGCCGTCACTTCTACTTTATGCGCCAAAACCGGAATGAGAGTTTTATGTTTGGAAATGCCAATTCACCAGGACAAAAACCAGATTTCCCGAGCCCGTAAACATATCGAAGAATTAGAGCATAATTTTGCCAATGTGAGCAGCCTGGAAGTGAATCTCACCAAGGTCTATGAGGTCTTCAAGCAGGTACTCCCGGAAGAACCAGAATCGGCGAATCTGGACCTGAGCCTTGCTAATTCCCGCGCTCGCCTGCGTATGACAACGCTTTACTATTTTGCAGGCCTTCACAAATACCTGGTTGCAGGAACCGGAAACAAAGTCGAAGATTTTGGCGTAGGTTTCTATACCAAATATGGTGATGGCGGCGTGGACCTCAGCCCAATTGCAGACCTTGTAAAATCTGAAGTATATGCGCTGGGTGATTACCTGAATGTGATCGAGGAGATCATGATAGCCAAACCTACGGATGGTTTATTTGGAGACAGCCGCACAGATGAAGACCAGCTTGGCGCCAGTTATGATGAATTGGAGTGGGCGATGGAAGCCTATGAAAATGGCAAAAAAGCCGATCATTTTTCAGGAAGAGAACGCGAAGTTTTTGAAATTTACCGAAGATTGAATACCGCGAACAGGCACAAAATGGTTCCAATCCCCGTATGTGAGATACCCGTTCACCTGAAGAAATAA